From the Clavibacter phaseoli genome, one window contains:
- the serC gene encoding phosphoserine transaminase: MPTTTIPTELLPLDGRFGCGPSKVRQAQLDHLALAGAQILGTSHRQAPVKDMVGRVRDGLSRLFRLPDGYEVVLGNGGSTAFWDAAAFSLIERRSQNLVFGEFGGKFATAAGAPFLEAPDVIRAEPGSRASANPVEGVDVYAWPHNETSTGVMAPVTRVHGDEGALTVVDATSAAGGIDFDAAQADVYYFAPQKNLASDGGVWLALFSPAALERVERIAASGRWIPEFLSLKNAVDNSRLNQTLNTPALATLLMLEDQLDWIDRAGGLTWADARTRESSSVLYEWAERVEYARPFVADPAHRSQVVVTMDFVDAIDAAAVAKTLRANGVVDTEPYRKLGRNQLRVATFTAIEPDDVRALVRCIEFVVEQGAG, from the coding sequence ATGCCGACCACGACGATCCCCACCGAACTGCTGCCCCTCGACGGACGATTCGGCTGCGGGCCGTCCAAGGTCCGGCAGGCGCAGCTCGACCACCTCGCGCTCGCGGGCGCGCAGATCCTGGGCACCTCCCACCGCCAGGCTCCCGTGAAGGACATGGTCGGGCGCGTGCGCGACGGGCTCTCGCGGCTGTTCCGCCTGCCCGACGGCTACGAGGTCGTCCTGGGCAACGGCGGCTCGACCGCGTTCTGGGACGCCGCGGCCTTCTCCCTCATCGAGCGCCGCAGCCAGAACCTCGTGTTCGGCGAGTTCGGCGGCAAGTTCGCGACCGCGGCGGGCGCGCCGTTCCTCGAGGCGCCCGACGTGATCCGCGCCGAGCCCGGCAGCCGCGCCTCCGCGAACCCGGTCGAGGGCGTCGACGTCTACGCGTGGCCGCACAACGAGACGTCCACCGGCGTCATGGCGCCTGTCACCCGCGTCCACGGCGACGAGGGGGCGCTCACGGTCGTCGACGCGACGAGCGCGGCCGGCGGCATCGACTTCGACGCGGCCCAGGCGGACGTCTACTACTTCGCCCCGCAGAAGAACCTCGCGAGCGACGGCGGCGTCTGGCTCGCCCTCTTCTCCCCCGCGGCCCTCGAGCGCGTGGAGCGCATCGCGGCGTCCGGCCGGTGGATCCCCGAGTTCCTCAGCCTGAAGAACGCCGTCGACAACTCCCGCCTCAACCAGACGCTGAACACCCCGGCCCTCGCCACGCTCCTCATGCTCGAGGACCAGCTCGACTGGATCGACCGGGCCGGCGGGCTGACCTGGGCGGACGCCCGCACGCGCGAGTCGTCGTCCGTCCTCTACGAGTGGGCGGAGCGCGTGGAGTACGCGCGGCCGTTCGTGGCGGATCCCGCGCACCGCTCGCAGGTGGTCGTGACCATGGACTTCGTCGACGCGATCGACGCAGCGGCCGTGGCGAAGACGCTGCGCGCCAACGGGGTCGTCGACACCGAGCCGTACCGGAAGCTCGGGCGCAACCAGCTGCGGGTCGCGACGTTCACGGCCATCGAGCCGGACGACGTGCGCGCGCTCGTGCGCTGCATCGAGTTCGTGGTGGAGCAGGGCGCGGGCTGA
- a CDS encoding metal-dependent transcriptional regulator — protein MTDLVDTTEMYLRTILDLEEEAIVPLRARISERLGHSGPTVSQTVARMERDGLVIVSGDRHLELTPEGRSKAVHVMRKHRLAERLLSDVIGLEWEFVHDEACRWEHVMSEQVERKILDLLGHPTESPYGNPIPGLDELGDSPAVAFMAGVVSIVEASLGTTEDAPARGVIRRLGEPVQFDPELLSQLKQAGVLPGATGSFSREGAYVLVRVDGAGPGLELPLEVAGHIFIGR, from the coding sequence ATGACTGATCTCGTGGACACGACGGAGATGTACCTCCGCACCATCCTCGACCTCGAGGAGGAGGCCATCGTCCCCCTGCGGGCGCGCATCTCCGAGCGCCTCGGCCACTCGGGCCCCACCGTCTCGCAGACCGTCGCCCGCATGGAGCGCGACGGCCTCGTCATCGTCAGCGGCGACCGCCACCTCGAGCTCACCCCCGAGGGCCGCAGCAAGGCCGTGCACGTGATGCGCAAGCACCGGCTGGCCGAGCGCCTCCTCAGCGACGTCATCGGGCTCGAGTGGGAGTTCGTCCACGACGAGGCCTGCCGCTGGGAGCACGTGATGAGCGAGCAGGTGGAGCGCAAGATCCTCGACCTCCTCGGCCACCCCACGGAGTCGCCGTACGGCAACCCGATCCCCGGGCTCGACGAGCTGGGCGACTCGCCCGCCGTCGCGTTCATGGCCGGCGTCGTGAGCATCGTCGAGGCGTCGCTCGGCACGACGGAGGACGCCCCCGCGCGCGGCGTGATCCGCCGGCTGGGCGAGCCCGTGCAGTTCGACCCGGAGCTGCTCTCGCAGCTCAAGCAGGCCGGCGTGCTGCCGGGGGCGACCGGATCCTTCTCCCGCGAGGGCGCCTACGTGCTCGTCCGGGTGGACGGCGCGGGGCCGGGGCTCGAGCTCCCGCTCGAGGTCGCCGGGCACATCTTCATCGGGCGCTGA
- a CDS encoding C40 family peptidase, translating into MDRLPTRRELRAAESAKAVRPRRDSATRTLATPAPRLTPAPAGRSRRTKAANAVVMTFVTGLVGVMAIPAYAAGSSLEHTATAEGASLQDYTAANAQVVTADSASSAPVEEEGFTATSVAELNAQKAAAAQAALAEQRRTQLASSATSYSGASATQLAQNPIYQGTSASGVSAVARQYLGVPYVFGGETPAGFDCSGLVKYVFAQFGLNLPHSVRAQHNAGVVVSREDARPGDIVVWNDFSHDGIYTGNGIFIDAPKPGDHVKERPIWSTNVHFVRLLG; encoded by the coding sequence ATGGATCGTCTGCCCACCCGCCGCGAGCTCCGCGCCGCCGAGAGCGCGAAGGCCGTCCGCCCCCGCCGCGACTCCGCGACCCGCACGCTGGCGACCCCCGCTCCCCGTCTGACCCCGGCCCCCGCCGGTCGGTCGCGCCGCACCAAGGCCGCCAACGCGGTCGTCATGACCTTCGTCACCGGCCTCGTCGGCGTCATGGCCATCCCGGCCTACGCCGCGGGATCCTCGCTCGAGCACACCGCGACCGCCGAGGGCGCGTCGCTGCAGGACTACACGGCCGCCAACGCGCAGGTCGTCACCGCGGACAGCGCGTCGTCCGCCCCGGTCGAGGAGGAGGGCTTCACCGCCACCTCCGTCGCCGAGCTCAACGCGCAGAAGGCCGCCGCCGCGCAGGCCGCCCTCGCCGAGCAGCGCCGCACGCAGCTCGCCTCGTCCGCCACCAGCTACTCGGGCGCCTCCGCCACGCAGCTGGCGCAGAACCCCATCTACCAGGGCACATCGGCGAGCGGCGTCTCCGCCGTCGCCCGCCAGTACCTCGGCGTGCCCTACGTCTTCGGCGGCGAGACGCCCGCCGGCTTCGACTGCTCGGGCCTCGTCAAGTACGTCTTCGCGCAGTTCGGCCTCAACCTGCCGCACTCGGTGCGCGCGCAGCACAACGCCGGCGTCGTCGTGTCCCGCGAGGACGCCCGCCCCGGCGACATCGTGGTGTGGAACGACTTCAGCCACGACGGCATCTACACCGGCAACGGCATCTTCATCGACGCGCCGAAGCCCGGCGACCACGTCAAGGAGCGCCCGATCTGGAGCACCAACGTGCACTTCGTCCGCCTCCTGGGCTGA
- a CDS encoding HNH endonuclease, with translation MRTLVLNAGFEPLAVVSFKRALVLVLSGKATMLAQDEEHPILGSGGAWGRPSVILLTRYVRIPHARRVPVSRRGVLRRDGGRCAYCARNATTIDHVLPRSRGGKDTWENLVACCLSCNNRKSDRTPEEMGWTLRTAPRAPQGSGWVVSGMERPAPGWDEFLAPAA, from the coding sequence GTGCGCACACTGGTACTCAACGCGGGCTTCGAGCCGCTCGCCGTCGTGTCGTTCAAGCGGGCCCTGGTGCTCGTGCTGAGCGGCAAGGCCACCATGCTCGCCCAGGACGAGGAGCACCCCATCCTCGGCAGCGGCGGTGCCTGGGGGCGCCCGTCCGTGATCCTGCTCACGCGGTACGTGCGGATCCCGCACGCGCGCCGCGTGCCCGTCTCGCGGCGCGGGGTGCTGCGGCGCGACGGCGGCAGGTGCGCGTACTGCGCCCGGAACGCGACCACAATCGACCACGTGCTCCCGCGCTCGCGCGGCGGCAAGGACACGTGGGAGAACCTCGTGGCCTGCTGCCTGTCGTGCAACAACCGCAAGAGCGACCGCACGCCGGAGGAGATGGGGTGGACGCTGCGCACGGCCCCGCGCGCTCCTCAGGGGAGCGGCTGGGTGGTCAGCGGCATGGAGCGGCCCGCGCCCGGGTGGGACGAGTTCCTGGCTCCGGCCGCCTGA
- a CDS encoding prolyl oligopeptidase family serine peptidase has product MTADARVSPTPDDPFLWLEEIHGDRALAWVRAENERTLGRSPEGSRAQLTGELLEVLESDERIPYVTRHGEHLYNLWRDAEHVQGLWRRTTLDEYQAPAPEWEVLLDLDALGAAEGIPWQFSRAQLLSPARDRALVSLSPDGGDAVAVRELDLTTGRFVDGGFAVPVAKTMVSWIDRDTVFVGTDFGPGSLTESSYARTARRWSRGQALADAPEVHAVAATDMLVHVTHDPTPGFERDVVREVPDFFTSRTLLLTDTGTVPIDVPEDVDVDLHREWLVLRPRTDTEIGGGVHAAGSLLAARLDDFLAGSRELTVLFAPTSSRSLEDWAWTAGHLVVTLLEDVASRIRVLTPPTEAGPAGWREEDVRVGTPLASVSVVATDRETDEYWLAVTGFLTPPTLLHGVVGQGAPRPVKEQPASFDADGLEVQQHFAVSDDGTRVPYFQVGPRGLPLDGSAPTLLSGYGGFENSRLPSYSGVVGRGWLARGGVYVLANIRGGGEYGPAWHRAALRGDRHRAYEDFAAVARDLVARGVTVPARLGCEGRSNGGLLVGNMLTTYPELFGAVICGVPLLDMRRYTRLSAGASWIAEYGDPDVPSDWDFIRTFSPYHNVRAGVSYPPTLVYAATSDDRVGPVQARKMVALLHETGVEDAWYFENTAGGHGGSADNPATARLQSLIHAFLWERLGGAAA; this is encoded by the coding sequence ATGACCGCCGACGCTCGCGTATCCCCGACCCCCGACGACCCGTTCCTCTGGCTGGAGGAGATCCACGGCGACCGCGCCCTCGCGTGGGTCCGCGCGGAGAACGAGCGGACCCTTGGCCGGTCGCCCGAGGGGTCGCGCGCCCAGTTGACGGGCGAGCTGCTCGAGGTGCTGGAGTCGGACGAGCGGATCCCGTACGTGACCCGGCACGGCGAGCACCTCTACAACCTCTGGCGCGACGCGGAGCACGTGCAGGGGCTCTGGCGGCGCACGACGCTCGACGAGTACCAGGCGCCCGCGCCCGAGTGGGAGGTGCTGCTCGACCTGGACGCGCTGGGCGCCGCCGAGGGGATCCCGTGGCAGTTCTCGCGCGCGCAGCTGCTGTCGCCCGCGCGCGACCGGGCGCTCGTGTCGCTCTCGCCCGACGGCGGGGACGCGGTCGCGGTGCGCGAGCTCGACCTGACCACCGGGCGCTTCGTCGATGGCGGCTTCGCGGTGCCGGTCGCGAAGACGATGGTGTCGTGGATCGACCGGGACACGGTCTTCGTAGGGACGGACTTCGGGCCGGGCAGCCTCACCGAGAGCTCCTACGCGCGCACCGCTCGCCGCTGGAGCCGGGGGCAGGCGCTGGCCGACGCCCCCGAGGTGCACGCCGTCGCCGCGACCGACATGCTCGTCCACGTCACGCACGACCCCACCCCCGGCTTCGAGCGGGACGTCGTCCGCGAGGTGCCGGACTTCTTCACGTCGAGGACGCTCCTGCTGACGGACACGGGGACGGTCCCGATCGACGTGCCCGAGGACGTGGACGTCGACCTGCACCGCGAGTGGCTCGTGCTGCGGCCGCGCACCGACACGGAGATCGGCGGCGGCGTGCACGCGGCGGGGTCGCTGCTCGCGGCGCGCCTGGACGACTTCCTCGCCGGATCCCGCGAGCTGACCGTGCTGTTCGCGCCCACCTCGTCGCGGAGCCTGGAGGACTGGGCCTGGACCGCGGGGCACCTCGTGGTGACGCTGCTCGAGGACGTGGCGAGCAGGATCCGCGTGCTCACGCCGCCGACCGAGGCGGGCCCCGCCGGCTGGCGCGAGGAGGACGTGCGCGTGGGGACGCCGCTCGCGTCCGTCTCCGTCGTCGCGACCGACCGCGAGACCGACGAGTACTGGCTCGCGGTCACCGGGTTCCTCACGCCGCCGACGCTGCTGCACGGCGTGGTCGGACAGGGGGCGCCGCGACCGGTCAAGGAGCAGCCCGCGTCGTTCGACGCCGACGGGCTCGAGGTGCAGCAGCACTTCGCCGTGTCGGACGACGGGACGCGCGTGCCGTACTTCCAGGTGGGGCCGCGCGGCCTGCCGCTCGACGGATCCGCGCCCACGCTGCTCTCGGGCTACGGCGGCTTCGAGAACAGCCGCCTGCCGTCGTACAGCGGCGTGGTGGGGCGCGGATGGCTGGCGCGCGGCGGCGTCTACGTGCTGGCGAACATCCGCGGCGGCGGCGAGTACGGACCGGCCTGGCACCGCGCCGCGCTGCGGGGGGACCGGCACCGGGCGTACGAGGACTTCGCCGCCGTCGCGCGCGACCTCGTGGCGCGCGGCGTGACCGTGCCCGCGCGCCTCGGCTGCGAGGGCAGGAGCAACGGGGGGCTGCTGGTCGGAAACATGCTCACGACCTACCCGGAGCTGTTCGGCGCCGTGATCTGCGGGGTGCCGCTGCTCGACATGCGCCGGTACACGAGGCTGTCGGCGGGGGCCTCGTGGATCGCCGAGTACGGGGACCCCGACGTGCCCTCCGACTGGGACTTCATCCGGACCTTCTCGCCGTACCACAACGTGCGGGCGGGGGTCTCGTATCCGCCGACGCTCGTCTACGCGGCCACGAGCGACGACCGGGTCGGCCCCGTGCAGGCGCGGAAGATGGTCGCGCTGCTGCACGAGACCGGGGTCGAGGACGCCTGGTACTTCGAGAACACGGCGGGCGGCCACGGCGGATCGGCGGACAACCCCGCGACGGCGCGCCTGCAGTCGCTCATCCACGCGTTCCTCTGGGAGCGGCTCGGGGGCGCGGCGGCCTGA
- a CDS encoding AfsR/SARP family transcriptional regulator, which produces MIRVDVLGGFRVAGLGSDSASASPGLDPTGAALSDGTRRLIAALAIRARPADRGTLASQLWPDALDGRAASSLRSAIARLGDGGREIVDSAPGGLVLHDAVAVDLRTARATAARLLEPRPHGADEADISPVAVALFSADLLPDWFDAWLEPAAEEWRHLRVNALEAQSQVLLARGRLHEAASAARRAIDVDPLRETAQRCLIAVHVAAGNQSDALRAYALYRTRLDREVGLQPTAMLTDLVSGLRPRTPSRRDG; this is translated from the coding sequence GTGATCCGCGTCGACGTGCTCGGCGGCTTCCGCGTCGCGGGCCTCGGCAGCGACTCCGCGTCGGCCTCCCCCGGCCTGGATCCGACCGGCGCCGCCCTCTCGGACGGCACGCGGCGGCTCATCGCCGCCCTCGCCATCCGCGCCCGCCCCGCCGACCGCGGCACCCTCGCCAGCCAGCTGTGGCCCGACGCGCTGGACGGCCGTGCCGCGTCGAGCCTCCGCTCCGCCATCGCCCGCCTCGGCGACGGCGGCCGGGAGATCGTCGACTCCGCGCCCGGCGGGCTCGTGCTGCACGACGCGGTCGCCGTCGACCTCAGGACGGCTCGCGCGACGGCCGCCCGCCTGCTCGAGCCCCGGCCGCACGGGGCGGACGAGGCGGACATCTCCCCGGTGGCGGTCGCGCTCTTCAGCGCCGACCTGCTGCCCGACTGGTTCGACGCCTGGCTGGAGCCGGCGGCCGAGGAATGGCGGCACCTGCGCGTCAACGCGCTCGAGGCGCAGTCCCAGGTGCTCCTGGCCCGCGGGCGCCTGCACGAGGCGGCTTCGGCGGCCCGCCGGGCGATCGACGTGGATCCGCTCCGCGAGACCGCGCAGCGCTGCCTCATCGCCGTGCACGTGGCCGCCGGCAACCAGTCGGACGCCCTGCGCGCCTACGCGCTCTACCGCACGCGCCTCGACCGGGAGGTCGGCCTGCAGCCGACCGCGATGCTGACCGACCTCGTGTCCGGCCTCCGCCCGCGGACCCCCTCCCGCCGCGACGGCTGA
- a CDS encoding histone-like nucleoid-structuring protein Lsr2, whose amino-acid sequence MARKVVTTLVDDIDGVVIEEGKGETVPFALDGVNYEIDLSDANAAKLREALDTYVDRARRVGRASTGRSTGTRRSSSSAPKEDLGAAREWLREHGHKVSERGRISADLLEEYRANK is encoded by the coding sequence GTGGCTCGCAAGGTTGTCACCACGCTCGTCGACGACATCGACGGCGTCGTCATCGAAGAGGGAAAGGGCGAGACCGTCCCGTTCGCGCTCGACGGCGTGAATTACGAGATCGATCTGAGCGACGCCAACGCCGCCAAGCTCCGCGAGGCGCTGGACACCTACGTCGACCGCGCCCGCCGCGTCGGCCGCGCCTCCACCGGCCGTTCGACCGGCACGCGCCGCTCCTCCTCGAGCGCCCCCAAGGAGGACCTCGGCGCCGCGCGCGAGTGGCTGCGCGAGCACGGCCACAAGGTCTCCGAGCGCGGCCGCATCTCCGCCGACCTGCTCGAGGAGTACCGCGCCAACAAGTAG
- a CDS encoding L-threonylcarbamoyladenylate synthase, with amino-acid sequence MTDTTRTLPWDGTLDERAARALEAPGGLVVAATKVGYILMTTDGAGLERKFDAKQRNRDKPGVVLCTSIAQLQELAVLNDEILAFYQEHWDADVLLGCILPWREDAKHLIPDELAGELAMDRRGTSCFVIRFGRPAEQLAERLWESRRLSFASSANPSGKGNRGRVEGIGERIEQQADVIVAADDYVASIQPGLDETSRHEQGVMVSMVDASGALVPEQRGARSVTPNPTLIRRGLAVDVIMSALARSFPSWDYRHGEYY; translated from the coding sequence ATGACCGACACCACCCGCACCCTCCCCTGGGACGGCACGCTCGACGAGCGCGCGGCCCGGGCCCTCGAGGCCCCGGGAGGCCTCGTCGTCGCCGCCACCAAGGTCGGCTACATCCTCATGACGACGGACGGCGCCGGCCTCGAGCGCAAGTTCGACGCCAAGCAGCGCAACCGCGACAAGCCGGGCGTGGTGCTCTGCACGAGCATCGCGCAGCTGCAGGAGCTCGCCGTCCTGAACGACGAGATCCTCGCCTTCTACCAGGAGCACTGGGACGCCGACGTGCTCCTCGGCTGCATCCTCCCCTGGCGCGAGGACGCGAAGCACCTCATCCCCGACGAGCTCGCCGGCGAGCTCGCGATGGACCGACGCGGCACGAGCTGCTTCGTGATCCGCTTCGGCCGCCCCGCCGAGCAGCTCGCCGAGCGCCTGTGGGAGAGCCGCCGGCTGTCCTTCGCGAGCTCCGCCAACCCGTCGGGCAAGGGCAACCGCGGCCGGGTCGAGGGCATCGGCGAGCGCATCGAGCAGCAGGCCGACGTGATCGTCGCGGCCGACGACTACGTCGCGTCCATCCAGCCGGGCCTCGACGAGACGAGCCGCCACGAGCAGGGCGTCATGGTCTCCATGGTCGACGCGTCCGGCGCGCTCGTCCCCGAGCAGCGCGGCGCGCGCTCGGTCACCCCGAACCCGACGCTCATCCGCCGCGGGCTCGCGGTCGACGTCATCATGTCGGCGCTCGCCCGGTCGTTCCCGTCGTGGGACTACCGCCACGGCGAGTACTACTGA
- a CDS encoding DUF4041 domain-containing protein produces the protein MSAAAGWYDDQDPRYVRWWDGERWTEHVQPRPEVAPQEPEPTAPAAPPVDRLSKREARERAAAAEAHIAQLEDLIRRHGLREYAEVDDYRAHAQAEAESARRTGSEAATSLVAAAREERDRMLAEAGEARLRAEAEAGATRDRAEADARAARLRAEAELQAVDEAVHERIAARAALDAELATARAELVDVTATAELQGVGLFDYDHPAESSADLASRLEALRYSIKNRVRDKQAVTATSGFTFNGSEAQGRRFVSDMSKVLLRAYNAEAENAVKATRAGNLHVAQTRLTRAAEQIAKSGTMIDLRIQDGYHELRLEELQLASAHLRVLQAEKEMERERRAELREQAKASAELQAEHDRLDKERAHYAATLAALETNGDLEGAARMRDRIDDVDRALVQVDHRAANVRAGYVYVISNVGAFGERMVKIGMTRRLEPMDRVVELGDASVPFRFDVHALFFADDAVGVEAMLHRTFAEQRVNRINLRREFFYVTPDAVLDALKAHAVEIVEYALHPAAEEYRASRALEGAERVPAA, from the coding sequence ATGAGCGCTGCCGCCGGCTGGTATGACGACCAGGATCCCCGCTACGTCCGCTGGTGGGACGGCGAGCGGTGGACCGAGCACGTGCAGCCGCGACCCGAGGTCGCGCCGCAGGAGCCGGAGCCGACCGCGCCCGCGGCGCCGCCCGTCGACCGCCTCTCGAAGCGCGAGGCCCGGGAGCGCGCGGCGGCCGCCGAGGCGCACATAGCCCAGCTGGAGGACCTGATCCGGCGTCACGGCCTGCGCGAGTACGCCGAGGTGGACGACTACCGGGCCCATGCCCAGGCGGAGGCCGAGTCCGCCCGGCGCACCGGATCCGAGGCGGCGACCTCGCTGGTCGCCGCGGCGCGGGAGGAGCGCGACCGGATGCTGGCGGAGGCCGGGGAGGCGCGCCTCCGGGCCGAGGCGGAGGCGGGGGCGACCCGCGACCGGGCCGAGGCGGACGCCCGGGCCGCGCGCCTGCGAGCCGAGGCCGAGCTCCAGGCGGTGGACGAGGCCGTGCACGAGCGGATCGCGGCCCGCGCGGCCCTCGACGCCGAGCTGGCGACCGCCCGCGCCGAGCTGGTCGACGTGACCGCGACGGCCGAGCTCCAGGGCGTCGGCCTGTTCGACTACGACCACCCGGCGGAGTCCTCGGCCGATCTCGCCTCGCGGCTGGAGGCGCTGCGGTACTCCATCAAGAACCGCGTCCGCGACAAGCAGGCGGTGACCGCCACGTCCGGCTTCACGTTCAACGGATCCGAGGCGCAGGGGCGGCGTTTCGTGAGCGACATGTCGAAGGTGCTGCTGCGCGCCTACAACGCCGAGGCGGAGAACGCGGTGAAGGCGACCAGGGCGGGGAACCTCCATGTCGCGCAGACGCGGCTCACCCGGGCGGCGGAGCAGATCGCGAAGAGCGGCACGATGATCGACCTCCGCATCCAGGACGGATATCACGAGCTGCGCCTGGAGGAGCTCCAGCTGGCGAGCGCCCACCTCCGCGTGCTGCAGGCGGAGAAGGAGATGGAGCGCGAGCGTCGGGCGGAGCTCCGCGAGCAGGCCAAGGCGTCCGCGGAATTGCAGGCCGAGCACGATCGCCTCGACAAGGAGCGCGCGCACTACGCCGCGACGCTGGCCGCGCTCGAGACCAACGGCGACCTCGAGGGCGCGGCGCGCATGCGGGACCGGATCGACGACGTCGACCGGGCGCTCGTGCAGGTGGACCACCGCGCGGCGAACGTGCGCGCCGGCTACGTCTACGTCATCTCCAACGTGGGGGCGTTCGGCGAGCGGATGGTGAAGATCGGCATGACCCGGCGGCTCGAGCCCATGGACCGGGTGGTCGAGCTCGGCGACGCGTCCGTGCCGTTCCGCTTCGACGTCCACGCGCTGTTCTTCGCCGACGACGCGGTGGGCGTCGAGGCGATGCTGCACCGGACCTTCGCGGAGCAGCGCGTGAACCGGATCAACCTCCGGCGCGAGTTCTTCTACGTCACGCCCGACGCGGTGCTCGACGCCCTGAAGGCGCACGCGGTGGAGATCGTCGAGTACGCCCTGCACCCGGCGGCCGAGGAGTACCGGGCCAGCCGCGCGCTCGAGGGGGCGGAGCGGGTCCCGGCCGCGTGA
- a CDS encoding helix-turn-helix domain-containing protein: protein MIRPIPLSALLDHASLADVRRVAGTADPAVSRVRGVRMDAPADDATTGDGASPAAQADVVVVLDRAERTTWRFDARLRRLADRGVAAVVLDAGVAVDPATTLLADRLGVVVLACDDAWATSIALHDRLGDARAAAGRAARDAVSAVADAGRDPADALRAAAGTLGRPALLVDSSGRVLAPEGAAPSPAAHAAIAAGLPGHVDARPVGERGTLVTAPVDSGLMAPSWLAVEVPGSVAAEVDAVAAALPVVALAVGHRLSLRRVVDEREARWRIALLGELLEAGDSPGAGLLRRALELGWRVEGWHMGIRVVSRQDADIVGRRYELIEALAAEGLDVGVVEQGDGWAAWISFALEPDVPTAHDAARAVRRAQQRWDDDLPSDVGVGRVHHGPAGIARSLAEAADAARLAASRPQSGRFLHVDRLGLAQLLLAWTQTDTFQPAALELLAPLRRQTTGDLLTTLATYLDAESSVAETASVLAVHRNTVAERIQRVQRILQVDLQDAETRLALHLACRTVLAAGA, encoded by the coding sequence GTGATCCGGCCGATCCCCCTCTCCGCGCTGCTCGACCACGCGTCGCTCGCGGACGTGCGCCGGGTGGCGGGGACGGCGGATCCCGCGGTCTCGCGCGTCCGCGGCGTGCGGATGGACGCCCCGGCGGACGACGCGACGACCGGCGACGGGGCCTCGCCCGCCGCGCAGGCCGACGTCGTCGTCGTCCTCGACCGCGCCGAGCGCACCACCTGGCGCTTCGACGCGCGGCTCCGACGCCTCGCCGACCGGGGCGTCGCGGCCGTCGTGCTCGATGCGGGCGTGGCGGTGGATCCCGCGACGACGCTCCTCGCGGACCGCCTCGGCGTCGTCGTGCTGGCCTGCGACGACGCGTGGGCGACGTCCATCGCGCTGCACGACCGCCTCGGCGACGCGCGGGCCGCCGCCGGCCGCGCCGCGCGCGACGCCGTGTCCGCGGTGGCCGACGCGGGCCGGGATCCCGCGGACGCCCTGCGCGCCGCCGCCGGGACGCTCGGACGACCCGCCCTCCTCGTCGACTCCTCCGGCCGCGTGCTCGCGCCCGAGGGAGCCGCGCCCTCCCCCGCCGCGCACGCCGCCATAGCGGCCGGCCTCCCCGGCCACGTCGACGCGCGTCCCGTCGGCGAGCGCGGCACGCTCGTCACCGCGCCCGTCGACTCGGGGCTCATGGCGCCGAGCTGGCTCGCGGTCGAGGTGCCCGGATCCGTCGCCGCCGAGGTCGACGCCGTCGCCGCCGCGCTGCCCGTCGTCGCCCTCGCGGTCGGCCACCGCCTGTCGCTCCGCCGCGTGGTCGACGAGCGCGAGGCCCGCTGGCGCATCGCCCTCCTCGGCGAGCTCCTCGAGGCGGGCGACTCCCCCGGCGCCGGGCTCCTGCGCCGGGCGCTCGAGCTGGGCTGGCGAGTCGAGGGCTGGCACATGGGGATCCGCGTCGTGTCGCGCCAGGACGCCGACATCGTCGGCCGGCGCTACGAGCTCATCGAGGCGCTGGCGGCGGAGGGCCTCGACGTGGGCGTCGTCGAGCAGGGCGACGGCTGGGCCGCGTGGATCTCGTTCGCGCTCGAGCCCGACGTCCCCACCGCGCACGACGCCGCCCGCGCGGTCCGCCGCGCCCAGCAGCGCTGGGACGACGACCTGCCGAGCGACGTCGGCGTCGGCCGCGTGCACCACGGCCCGGCCGGCATCGCCCGCTCGCTCGCCGAGGCCGCCGACGCCGCCCGCCTCGCGGCGTCCCGCCCGCAGTCCGGCCGGTTCCTGCACGTCGACCGGCTGGGCCTCGCCCAGCTCCTCCTCGCCTGGACGCAGACGGACACCTTCCAGCCCGCCGCCCTCGAGCTCCTCGCGCCGCTGCGCCGCCAGACCACGGGCGACCTGCTCACGACGCTCGCGACCTACCTCGACGCGGAGTCGTCGGTCGCGGAGACCGCCTCCGTCCTCGCGGTGCACCGCAACACGGTGGCCGAGCGGATCCAGCGTGTGCAGCGCATCCTGCAGGTCGACCTCCAGGACGCGGAGACGCGCCTCGCCCTGCACCTCGCGTGCCGCACGGTGCTGGCGGCGGGGGCGTAG